The window TACTCGCGTACCGCGTCGCACAAGCCCCCGACAGTTGTGTGCACCACCAGCTGATCCGGCCAGCCCACCCTGTAAGCGGCAATGACGGGCACATTGTCTTCCAGCCCCCCGGCGCGCAGCTCATCCACAATACCCTGCGGATTTGCTGTTGAAAGATATATGGCCATGGCGCATCTGTGACGGGCCATGTCACGCAACTTTTCCGTTTCCGGAACCGGCGTGCGCCCTTCAAGGCGGGTAATGATGAAGGACTGGGAAAGATCGGGAACCGTAAGAGACGTTGCCGTGGCTGCCGCAGCAGCAAAACCGGCGGTAACCCCCGGGACGACGGCATAGCGCACACTCTCGGCTTCAAGAAGGTGCATCTGCTCACGTATGGCTCCGTATAGAGAGGGGTCGCCCGTATGCACGCGTGCGACCATGCCCCCGCTGGCGACAGTGCGCATGATGCAGGCATGTGTCTCTTCCAGATTCATGGAAGCTGAATCCACCACCTCAGCCCCCGTCCGGGCATTGGCAATGACAGCCTCGGGCACGAGGGAACCGGCATACAGCACAAGGTCAGCCTCTGCGATGAGTCGCTGCCCTTTCACGGTTATGAGTTCGGGATCTCCCGGTCCTGCACCGATGAACCAAACCGAAACATCAAATCCTTCCTTACCCTCACCCTCTTCGCCATTTCCGGCGACACCGTTATGATCCCGCATCAATCTTCCTGAAATACCGTTTAATTATTGAAGCGATAGTGCCATCTTTATGCATTTCCCGCAGAGAACAATCTACCCTGTCCCGTACAGCCGTCAGTTTACGCAGCCGAGAAAAGGCCAGAAACGAAGAAACATTTTCCACGGGCAAGCCAAGAGGATTCAGCATCTGCGACATCCCGATTTTCTCGGCTTCCGTAAAGGCCACATCATAATCGCTGGGAATGAGCTGCACCTTGCCGGATATCAAGCCATTCATGAGTTCCTGTACGCTATAGTACTCAACAACTCTCGAAAACAAGCCTCTGCGAAGCGCGTCATCCACAATGGGGCCGTAACTGTATCCCAGCACCACGCCCACGCTCTTGCCGGCAAGCAGGCGAATATCCCCGTCCCAGCGCAAGGTACGGTCAGTGGCAAAAAAGCTGACCCTGTCGTGAAACAACTCTTCACTGCAGAAATCAAGAAACTCTGCCCTGTCCGGTTTCCAGTAGACGTTGATGATGCCATCCACACTCCCGTCCTTAACCAGATGCATTCCCCGGGCCCAGGGCAATGGCCTGATCTCAAAGGGCAGTCCGGTACGGCGCATGGCTTCTGCCACGATTTCCACTGCCGCCCCGCGAACCCCGAAAGGCGCAGCCGGATCTGCAACAATCTGCGGCGGGTACTCCGGGGCAACCAAAACAAGAGGTTCTGCCCTGACTGTTCCAAAACAGCAGAGAGACAACACGAGAACGCATAGCGTTATGCAACGTTTCACCGTATCCCTCCCATGCTGTTCGCCACCGCAGTCATTCCGTAATCACCTCAGATTCTTCCATCACGGCATCATGCTTGTACCTAACGTTCCGTAGCGTAACGCTTGTAAAAATCTGCTATCATCCGGTCAATCTCTCCACGGTCACGCATGGCCTTCAAGGTACTGTCCAGCCTGTCTCGAACGTGCTTCAGCTTCCGCATTTTCGAAAAAGCCACATATGAAGGCACACTCTCCACCATAGGGTCAAGTGCCACAAGGCCTTCTGGTGCGCCTGCGGCCTCCCCCAGAGCGTAGCCAACCTCGTAGGTACTGAGAACGGCATCGACCTTGCCGCTGAGAAGCGCTTCCACGCATTCCATCATCGAATAAAACTCGATGCTGGCAAGCTCTCCAGCTGCCATGGCAACGCCCACGCGCGGACCATAGCTGAAGCCAAGGGCCACACCGATGCGCTTTCCCTTGAGGCTTGCGAAATCACCATTCCACCCAATATTTGTGCCTGCACGGGAAAACAGGAAGATACGCTCGTTGAAGAGAACCTCGGAACAGTAATCAAAAAACTGTTCACGGCGAGGCGTAAGGTACAGATTGAACACGCCGTCCACAACACCCTGCTCGACCATGTACAACCCTCTGGCCCAAGGAAGCACCTTGAACTCGTAGGTTACCCCCATACTGTCCAGAGCGGCTTCAACAATTTCCACTGCAAGCCCTGACGCCCCATGGGGACTTGCGGAATCCGCATAAGTGTGGGGCGGGTATTCGGGCAACACAAAGGTCAACTTCTCCGCAGAGGCTGAAACGGCAACACAAAAACATTGCACAAGAGCTAACAGCAG is drawn from Desulfovibrio mangrovi and contains these coding sequences:
- the cobM gene encoding precorrin-4 C(11)-methyltransferase codes for the protein MRDHNGVAGNGEEGEGKEGFDVSVWFIGAGPGDPELITVKGQRLIAEADLVLYAGSLVPEAVIANARTGAEVVDSASMNLEETHACIMRTVASGGMVARVHTGDPSLYGAIREQMHLLEAESVRYAVVPGVTAGFAAAAATATSLTVPDLSQSFIITRLEGRTPVPETEKLRDMARHRCAMAIYLSTANPQGIVDELRAGGLEDNVPVIAAYRVGWPDQLVVHTTVGGLCDAVREYGLTRQTVFLVLPGEDGSERYSKLYDPVFPHGYRRSKQSD
- a CDS encoding substrate-binding periplasmic protein: MKRCITLCVLVLSLCCFGTVRAEPLVLVAPEYPPQIVADPAAPFGVRGAAVEIVAEAMRRTGLPFEIRPLPWARGMHLVKDGSVDGIINVYWKPDRAEFLDFCSEELFHDRVSFFATDRTLRWDGDIRLLAGKSVGVVLGYSYGPIVDDALRRGLFSRVVEYYSVQELMNGLISGKVQLIPSDYDVAFTEAEKIGMSQMLNPLGLPVENVSSFLAFSRLRKLTAVRDRVDCSLREMHKDGTIASIIKRYFRKIDAGS
- a CDS encoding substrate-binding periplasmic protein, whose protein sequence is MKRFLLLLALVQCFCVAVSASAEKLTFVLPEYPPHTYADSASPHGASGLAVEIVEAALDSMGVTYEFKVLPWARGLYMVEQGVVDGVFNLYLTPRREQFFDYCSEVLFNERIFLFSRAGTNIGWNGDFASLKGKRIGVALGFSYGPRVGVAMAAGELASIEFYSMMECVEALLSGKVDAVLSTYEVGYALGEAAGAPEGLVALDPMVESVPSYVAFSKMRKLKHVRDRLDSTLKAMRDRGEIDRMIADFYKRYATER